In Ornithinibacter aureus, the genomic stretch ACCGACCCTGCCGAAGGCGCCGCCTCCCTCGCCCTGCGCGACGGCCGCACCGAGGCGCTCGGGTTCTACCTCGACCACGGACGGGTCCACGTCGGCGACCTGGCCACGCTCACCCAGGACGTGTTCACCGCCTGGGCCCACGACCGCAACCACGGCCTGGACGCGATCATGCTCGCCCCCACCAGGGACCTCGTCTCCGAGCTCAACCAACGCGCCCAAACCCACCGCATGACCCGCCAACACCCGGGGATCTTCGGCGCCGAGTCAGGGACCGGTGCACGGCTCGCGGATGGGAACGCCGCGTTTGTCGGGGACACGGTCGTCACCCGGGCCAACGACCGCCGGCTGCGCCTGACCCTGCACGACTGGGTCAAGAACGGCGACCGCTGGACCGTCCAGGACGCCGGCCGCGACGGGTCGTTGGCGGTCGAGCACGTCCGCACCGGGCGGTACCTGACCCTGCCGGCGGAGTACGTCACCGCGTCCGTCGAGCTCGGGTACGCCACCACCATCCACGGCGCCCAAGGCATCTCCGTGGACACCATGCACGGCCTGGCCACCGGCACTGAGACCCGCCAGCAGCTATACACGATGCTCACCCGCGGCGCGGTCGCCAACCACGTCTACCTCCAGGTCGTCGGCGACGGCGACCCGCACACGGTCATCCGGCCCGAGAACGTCCACCCCCCGACGGCGACCGACCTCCTCGAGAACATCCTCGCCCGCGACGACGCCCCCGTCTCCGCGACCAGCACGCAGCGTGAACACGCCTCCCCGCAGGCCCGGCTCGGCGATGCCGCCGCCCGCTACCTCGATGCCCTTCACGTGGCCGCCGAGCACCACCTGGGCCCCGCCGCGACGTCCGCACTCGAGGCCGGTGCCGAGCGGGTCGTGCCGGGTATCGGTGAGGATCCCGCGTGGCCGGCCTTGCGGGCTCATCTGGTCCTGCTGGGCGCCACCGGCACCGACCCCCTCACCGCGCTCCAGTGCGCGGCTACGTCTCGCGAGCTCGGCACCGCCGGCGACCGCGCCGCGGTCCTGGACTGGCGCCTGGACGACACCGGTCTGCGCAACGCCAGCGCCGGACCCCTGCCGTGGCTGCCCGGCATCCCCCAGGCCCTGCGCGAGAACATGCACTGGGGGCCGTACCTGACAGCTAGGGCGGCCCTCGTCACCACGCTCACCGACCAGATCCGTGACACCGTCTCAGCCGACGAGTCCACCCCCTCCTGGTGTCCGTCCGGGCAGGCCCGGCCCTCCCCCGACCTGCTCGGCGACCTCGCCGTATGGCGGGCCGCGAACACCGTCCCCGACAGCGACCACCGCCCCACCGGACCCAAGCAGCTCGCCAAGGCCCCGACCCTGTGGCAGCGCAGCCTCGAGCACCGCCTGGGCGCCGCCCACACCCCCGCGCTGGCCGAGTGGAACCGCCTGCTGCACACCCTCGCCCCGGACACCCGCCGGGACGAATTCACCCCGCAGCTAGCAGCGCGACTCGCCGCGGTCGGGCGCGCCGGGATCGACGCGCATGCACTGCTCCGCACCACCCTGGCGGCGCCGCTACCGGACGACCACGCGGCATCCGCCCTGTGGTGGCGGATCAGCCGCCACCTCGCGCCCGCCTTCGCCACCCAAGCCGACAACGACCACCACCGGCTCTCCCCCGTGTGGGTCGACCACCTCACCGACTCCGTCGGCGAGGACCGCTCCGCGGCGATGCAAACCAGCGCGTGGTGGCCCGCCCTGGTCACCGTGGTCGACCACGCACTCGCCCGCGGCCAGACCCTCGACGCCCTGCTGTCCATTGCCGGCAACCGCGACCCCCAGGTCGACCTCGACGACGCCCAAGCAATGGTCTGGCGGGTCAGCCTGCTCACCGACCCCACACCCGGTGACGACACGGCCCCTCCCCCGCCGGAGGACCACGACGAGGACCTCGAGTGGCTCCCGCCCAGCACGCCCGGCATCGAAGGCACCTCGGCCGCGAGCCTCAGCCCGGTCAACATCGACCACGCGGCCAGCACGCTCGACGACGTGTACACCGCCCTGAACGCCGCATCCCTCGGCCGAGCCGGCATGGGCGTCCTCGAACCCACCCCGGCCGAGATCGAGGTGATGGTCGCCCACGCCGCCGAATGGGACGACGCGCCGTTCACCCCACAGCGTGCCGCCCACATCAACGACATGGCTCGAAGCTTCTACGCCGAGCGCCTGGACACGGCCTGGGCCGGCCCCTACCTGCGCGACCGGCTCCGCACCGACCAGACCCCACCCGGGGCCGGGTACGCCCCACCCGGGTGGACCCACCTCGTCACCCACCTGCGAAACCGAGGCGTGAGCGATGACGAGATGCTCTCCGTCGGCCTGGTCACCCGCGCACGCACCGGGAGGCTCATCGACCGGTTCCGAGACCGCCTCGTCCTGCCCATCACCGCCGACGACACCATCCTCGGGTTCGTCGCCCGCCGCCACCCCGACGCGGGCGACGAGCACGGGCCGAAATACCTCAACACCCCCACCACACCCCTGTTCCACAAAGGCGAGGTGCTCTACGGGGTCGACCCGCAACTGGTCGAAGGTGGCGCCGTTCCCGTCCTCGTAGAAGGCCCCCTCGACGCCCTCGCCATCACCTCGGCAGGCGCCGGCAGGTTCGTCGGAGTCGCTCCCCTCGGCACCTCCCTCACCCAGACCCAAGCCAGGCTCCTCGCCACCCTCCACCCGGAGCCGATCGTCGCCACCGACGCCGACACCGCCGGCCGCGCCGCCGCCGAACGCGCCTACTGGCTGCTGACCCAACACGCAGTCATGCCGCGCACGCTGGCGCTGCCAGATGGGTACGACCCCGCCGGCCTCCTCAGCAGCAACGGCCACGCAGCGCTCACCGCGGCCCTGACGGGCGCTCATCCCCTTGCGCAGAACCTCATATCTGAGCGACTAGCTCAGCTACCTTGCCAAGCGCCCCTCCGGTCAGTGGCCACGATCATCGCCGCAGACACCCCGGACCTCTGGCTCCACCGGGGCAGACAGATTGCCGACGCTGTACGGCACGACATCGACGAGGTGATGAGCGCGATCGCTGAGGCCGCCGCGAGCTGGAACAAGGCTCCGTCCCACTACGCAACTACGGCCGCGGCCGCGGCCGCGGCCCGCGGTTCGGGGGCCCGGGTTCAACGTCCCCTGGACTCTGTCACGCCCAATCCGATCGGGCTACATGCGGCCGCTTCTCGAGAGTCAAGTCGAGAGCGCCAGGCGCACCACGTCGTCCGAGACACCCGGGTGGGGCGCAACGTGAGACCGATTCGATAGTGGCGTCCACCCGATGTCCATGAAAGTCCAAGCACAGCCACTCTCCTCGCGTGCGCGATGTCTCGCCCAGGTGGATGCGGACACGGTCGCCAACCTTCGCGGTGGCTGTCGGGACCGCGGCCGCCAACGTCGTCACCGGCCTCCGGCGCTTGTGTGCGGTCGTCCCGAGTTTCTCCCCCGGGATGAACTCCCGGGCCACGGCGTACTTGTCGGCGGGCCTCGAGATGGTCACCTGACCCGACTCGTGCCACTGGATGGGTGAAGCTCGGCGCTGACGGCAAAGGTGCTGGTCAGGGCCTCGGTCGTGGCCGGGATGACACACCCCGGGGTCGGTAGTGTCGGGCTCGTGGTGTTCGTGCGGAAGTCCCCGGGTCGCACTGGGAGCACCAAGGTTCAGATCGCGGAGCGTCGCGCTGGCCGCGATGTCGTCCTCGAGCACGTAGGCACCGCGCGCAGCGAGGGCGAGTTGGCGGTGCTAATGGCTGAGGCCCGTCGACGACTGCGGCCCGGTCAGGACGCGTTCGACCTGGACGGGGTGGGCCTGGAGCAGGAGGGCCTGCCGCAGCGGCCTGGAGTGATCACGGGCAAGCGGTCCGCGGTGCTCTGGCAGGTCCTGTCGAGCGTGTACGCCCGGCTGGGGTTCGACGTGGTGGGCGACGAGGCGTTCGAGCAGCTGGTGTTGGCCCGGATCGTGGAGCCGACGAGCAAGGCAGATTCGCTGCGGGTGCTCGCCGAGCTGGGGGTGGGGCACGGGTCGCTGCGCACGATGTTCCGCTGCCTGGCCCGCGCCCAGGAGCGCGGCTACCGCGACACGGTCGCGTCGGCGTGCTTCGAGCACGCCTCCACCAGCGGGGATGTCTCCCTGTGCTTGTACGACGTGACCACGTTGTACTTCGAGGCCGAGCACGAGGACGAGCTGCGCAAGGTCGGCTACTCCAAGGAACGCCGTGTGGACCCGCAGATCATTGTCGGGCTGCTGGTGGACCGGGCCGGTTTCCCGTTGGAGATCGGCTGCTGGGAGGGCAACAAGGCCGAGACGACCACGATGCTCCCGATCATCCGCCAGTTCCAGAAGCGGCACAGCATCGAGGCCATGGTCGTGGTCGCTGATGCGGGGATGCTGTCCGCGGGCAACCTCAAGGACCTGCACGAGGCCGGGTTGCGGTTCATCGTCGGCTCCAGGGTCACCAAGGCCCCGGCCGACCTGGCGTCGCACTTCCGTTGGCACGGGGACGCGTTCACCGACGGGCAGGTCATCGACACCATCACCCCGAGGGTGGCCACCACCGCGGCCCGCGGGGTCAACGACGACAAGAAGCGGGCGGAGCCGGTGTGGGACCCGGGCGTGCACGAGCGGTCGTGGCGGGCGGTGTGGGCGTACTCGGCCAAACGTGCTGCCCGCGACGCCAAGACATTGACGTTGCAGGAGAACCGCGCCAAGGCCGTGATCGCCGGGGAGAAGGCTGCCCGCACCCCGCGGTTCGTGACCGTCAAGAACGGCTCACGCAGCCTGGACGAGACCTCGCTGGCGCGGGCGCGTCGGGTGGTCGGGCTCAAGGGGTACGTCACGAACATCCCCGCGACGGTGATGCCCGCCGGTGAAGTCATCGCCAGCTACCACGAGCTGTGGCACGTCGAAGCGTCGTTTCGGATGAGCAAGAGCGACCTACGAGCCCGGCCGATCTTCCACCACACCCGCGACGCGATCGAGGCCCACCTGACGATCGTGTTCGCCGCGTTGGCCGTCGCCCGCTACCTGCAGGACGCCACGGGGATGAGCATCAAGAAGATCGTCAACACGCTGCGGCCGCTGCAGCAAGTCACCGTCCGCATCGCCGGCCACGAACACCTCGCTCAAGACCCCCTCACCCCCGCGGCGGAATCGATCCTCGACGACCTCGGCTCGCCCACTCAGTGACACACCCCGGTGGCACGAGTCGGGCCTGGGGCGCGCAGAGCTGGCGCACCGCGGTGGCCCGGTAGAGGGCCTCGTCCTGCGTGGCCCCTGAGACGGCGGCGCGGTACCAGCCTGAGGTGCGGGTGCTCAGACCCGACAACCCGGTCGAGAGCTCGTCTTCGACCGCAAGTGCCTTCGAGGCTTGCCGGTCGAGGGCACCGGGCGCAGGCCCACCGACAGCACACACACGTGGCGCTGGATGTCGACGCCGTTCGGCTCGACAGCCTTCTCCAAGAGGCCTCCCGCAGGATCATGGGCGACCCAGTGGTCACGGCGAATCGGAACGAGGGCGTAGGTGATGTGCTGTCTCAAGGCGTCGTGGAATTCTGGGACTGTCTCCCACTTGCCTGCCTTCCACACCTGCCAGATCGGCTTCCTCTGGAACTTCAGCCGACCCAGGAACATGCCCGTTGCGCCGTCGAGTGGCAAGCCCCCCGCAGGCAGACCCGCAATCTCCACCTCGATGATCGACTGCGTGGTTGATGAGTAGCGGTGTAGGCCGGCCTCGAAGGCGTCTCGTTCCGCCTCGAAGTTGAAGAACGCGTTCAAGGCGCGCAGGACGCTCGACTTGCCGGCGCCGTTCTGTCCAACGAGTGCAACCGTGTCGCCCAACTCGATCTCGGACGAGCCGATGGCGCGAAACTTCTCGATCTTCAGCCGGGTAACGCGTGCCTTTCCGGACTCCTGAGCGGTGGTGGTCAACCGGCCACCAACTGGAGCAGGGTGTCGTAGTCCTTCACGACGTCGTACTTCACGCCTTCGTGCTCGGCCTTCTCGTTGAGGGACGCAAAGAACTTGCGGGCGCACTCGATCTTGGCGTTCTCGACGCCCTTGAGCTGGAGGGTGGACATTGAGCCCTTGGTCTCGGCGACGAAGTAGACGTGCTTGATCTTCGTGGTGTCGTCGCGGAAGGCGATGGCCCAGTCGGGGTTGTAGTCGCCGACGGGCGTCGGAATGAAGAACCCGCGGGGGAGCTTCGTGTAGACGACGACCTCGTCGCTGACGTCGAGCTTCTCGACGAACGACCGCTCGACCTTGGAGTCGGTGACGACGTACTCGTAGACGCTCTTCTTCAGCTTGTCGCCGGCCTTGGAGAGGTCTTGGGCGGTCTGGTTCTCGGTAAAGATCGAGGAGTCGTAGCGGTTGTCGAGCGGGTCGTAGGTCAGGTGCTCGACGATGACGGTGGCCTTCTGCTCGTTGATGAGTCGGGCGGCCTCGGTGATGAACTGCTCGGGGTTCTGCTTGAACTTCGCGAAGGTGCCCGGGTTGATACCGGTGAAGATCGCCGCGCAGGTGCGGCGGGTGAGCTGGGTCTTCTCGGCGATCTCTCCGAGCAAGTCGTACTTCACCGTGGAACCCGCGGAGACGGCCGAGTGCTCGACCTTCGTCTCTGACACCTTGAAGCCGGTGCCCGCTTCGAGCTGCTCGACTTCGAGCCCGACGACCTGCTTGCCGGCTTCGACGAGGTACTGCATGACTGTCACGTTGAGCGACTTGTCGAGGGTGCGGATGCAGTGCCTGATGAGTTCGGCGGAGTCGAACTCGACCTGGTAGACGGCCTTGTGGTTGATGCGTCCCCACAGCTCCTGGAACTCGCGCTTCTTGAAGTTGGTCTCGTTGAACGGGATCTTCTTCGGCTTGCGGCCGTCGGTCGGCTTGGGTACGTCGAGGTAGAGCGCATCGACCAGCGGCCACACGAAGTCGATTATCGGCTTGAGCGCCTCCGCGGTGGGCGCGGCGAGCGTTCCTTCGGCGCGGGCGTCCTTGTACGCCTGCGTCACCAAGCCGTCGTCGTCGATGTAGTCGTGACGGATCAGGTGGTTGTACAGAGCCTGGGCGAGTGCCTTCTCCAGCACGCTGGTCGAGCCGTCTTCACGCTTGATCTGCTTGCCGGTGAAGTAGTCGACGCTCGCCTTGCGTGGGCGGGCCGACAGCGACTCGATGATCTCCTTCTGCAGGGCGGTGACGAAGTCGGTGTACGACTCGTCGGTCACGACGGTCAGCTCGTTGATGTCGTGGACGGTGACGGGGTTGTCCATCCGCTCCCCGTGCTGGTCGACCGACAGACGCAGGCCGCGGCCGATCTCCTGCCGCCTCGTGGTGGTGTTGTCGCTCTTCTTGAGCATGCCCATGACGAACACGTTCGGGTTGTCCCAGCCCTCGCGCAGCGCCGAGTGCGACCAGATGAACCGTACCGGCTCCTCGAACGACAGCAGCCTTTCTTTGTCCTTCAGGATCAGGTCGTAGGCATCGACGTCGTCCGACTGGCCCGCGAAGTCACCGCGCGCGGCGATCTTGCCGTCGACCGAGCGGCCGGTCCTCTTGTCGATCGAGAAGTAGCCCTCGTGGGTCGACCGGACCGGGATCGCCTCGACGTGCTGGCGATACCGCTCGGCCGCCTCGTCGAGGTCCAGCTGGCCGAGATAGTCGGCAAGCACCGCCTCGTACTCCTCCTCGAACACCCGGGCGTACTCGCCGAGAGTGTCCTCGCGGTCGTAGTCGCGGTACCTGGCGACCTCATCGATGAAGAACAGCGACAGTACCTTGATGCCCTGCGCGAAGAGCTCGCGCTCCTTGTCGAGGTGGGCGCGGATGACCTCACGGATCTGGATGCGCCGCTTCTGTTCCTCGGCCACGTCCTCGGTCACCTCGCCAGCGCCCATGATGTCGCCGTTGCTCAGCTCGATGATGTCGCGGTTCGCGTCGACGTCTCGGATGAACAGGCCCTTGTAGGCCTCGATGCCGCCGGAGATGTCGTGCAGGTTCATGCCCTGGCTGAGGCGCTTGACCTGCCGCCTGATGCCTTGCGCGGTCTGTACCTCCAGCTCGACGCGCGCCTTCGGGAAGTCCGTTCCCTTACCGATCTCCAGGCCGTCCACGTAGAGGTAGGCGGTGCTGCCAGCCAGGTGCTTGACGGTGATGCCGCGCACGGCGATCTTCTTGACGAGCTTCTGGTTGTAGGCGTCGACTGCGTCGAGTCGGTGCACCTTGGTTCGCTCGATCTTGTGGGTCGCCGAGTAGCGCAGCGCGAACAGGGCATTGAACAGCCCGAGCGCCTCCAACGACTTGGACGGCTTCTTCGCGTCGCCCTCGATCTTCTGTGGTTCGTCGATGATCAGGATCGGCCGATTCGCCGCGATCACGTCGATCGGCTTGCGAGACTGGAAGTCGTCAAGCACCTCGTAGATGCGGCGGGCATCCTTGCCGGTGGCGTTGAACGCCTGGATGTTGATGATCATCACCTGCACGCCGGAATCGGAGGAGAACCGCTCCACCTCGTGCAGCCGCGAGGAGCTGTAGATGAACGTTCGCGGCTTGGTGCCGTAGAGCTGCTGGAAGTGCTCGGCAGTGATGTCGAACGACTTCTGCACTCCCTCGCGGATCGCGATCGACGGCACGACCACGATGTACTTCGACCACCCGTACCGCTTGTGCAGTTCCATGATCGTCTTGATGTACACGTAGGTCTTACCTGTGCCGGTCTCCATCTCGATGTCCAGATTGAGAGGCGCCGCGGTCTTCTTGACGGGGTCCTTCAGGTCCTTCGACGGCTCCAACCCGCGTCCCTGCTGCACGCGGTGCACGTTCGTCAGGACCTGTGGTGGCGTCAGTGCGACCTCTGCATTGCGCAGTCCCGCGCCCTCCAGAAGCGTCAGCGCAGAATTCCCGCCCGGGTCGATGCGGTACTTCACCCCGTCGGCATAAGGCTGCCCGGCGAACACCTCGACCACAGCATCGACGGCCGCGGTCTGATACTGCTGGACCTTGAACTGGAGTTTCATGGGGTCAGATCGCCCTTACCTCAGTCTCGGGGGAAACCTCGCGGAAGATCTGCTCGGCGTTGATCCGCGCGGCGTCCGTGGCGAAGCCCGCGTCAAGGAAGACAGCGCGGAGCGGCCGCCGATTGGCAATCTCCCGCACGACGGCCTCGGTGACCTCGTCTGCAAAGCACGCAATAAGAGCGCCATCGGCGACCGACAGCACTCGTCGTGCAGCAATGTCCTCGACCACGATCGGCTCGGCCAGATCGAGGCCCCAGTCGAGTAGTACTTGGAAGAGGAGGTCCTCGTCGGTCCGGTCCGGCTTCACGCTGTCGGTGAGCTCGTCGAGGGATGCCTGGGCGAGGTCATCGGGCGAACGAAGCACCGAGAGCGCGCTCTCGGAGTCGGCACGCAGGTAACGGAACCCGCGATCCTGATTCTCTTCGAGGTCGATTGTCCCGTTATGGAGCGCCGCGGCGGCCCTCCGGACTCGCTCGGCGCAGAGCGCGGCGATCGAGCTCAGTCCAAGTGACGCGGCCGCCGAGCCAGGCTCGAGTGGCTCGGCCAGCTGGACCGCAATGAAGCGCCACTTCGTCGGATGGGTGGCGTTCCATCGAAGGACCGCGTCCGCTGAGGTTCCTGAGCCGGCGAAGAAGTCAAGAAGGATGTCGTCCTCACCTGCGGGTATTAGTTCAAGGATCTTGGCGATTAACTTGGTCGGCTTTGGCGCCGAGAACACGACTTCACCGCCGAATAGATCTTTGATCTCCTTCGTCGCCCCACGGTTCTCGCCCGCCTCCTCGTGGGGCCACCAGGTCCAAGGGATCATGCCCTCCTCGCGCTCGGACCAGAACTTCTTCCTCTGAGCCATGCCATCGCCGTCCTTGCCGAAGTAGATCCGGCCGTCAGCGAGCAGCTCCTCGAACTTCTCCTTCGTCGTGCTCCAATGCCGCCCGGAGGGCGGCATGAGCACACGACCACTTGGAGTCGTGATCGGGTATGTCAGGTTGGGGCGCAAGTTCGGTGCATGGAAGGGCACCGCAAGCCAGTCACCCCGCGGATCCCCATCACGGTTGGTGTACGTTGCACGCTGCTTTGCGTCAGTACCGACGCGATTGAAGCGCCCGACCGTGAAGTCACGCGCGTAGCAGAGCACATACTCATGCGCAGTCGAGACGAGCGTTGCGTCATTCCTGCGCGTGAGCGTCTTCTGCCAAGCGAACGTAGCTACGTAGTTCGACGACCCGAGCACTTCGTCACAGACCCTCTTGAGGTTCGCATACTCGTGGTCATCGATAGATATGAACATGAACCCGTCTGGCCGAAGCAACGCCTTGGCGAGTCGAATTCGGGGATAAATCATACTGAGCCAGTCGGAGTGGAAGCGGCCGTTGGCTTCGGTGTTCGCGACGAGGCGGTCTCCCATCTCCGACTTCTGGCCCGAGCGTGCGAGATAGTCGGCCCTCGACTCGGCGAAGTCGTCCTCGTAGACGAAGTCGTTGCCGGTGTTGTAGGGCGGGTCGATGTAGATCAGCCTGACCTTGCCGAGGTAGGACTCCTGGAGCAGCTTGAGTGCCTCAAGGTTGTCGCCCTCGATGAAGAGGTTCTTCGTCGAGTTGAAGTCGACCGATTCCTCGCGCACCGGGCGCAGCGTTTTGGCGATGGGGGCGTTGGCGGCGAACGCGGCTGCGCGCTTGCCGGGCCAGTCGAGCTGGTAGCGCTCCTGCTGCCCCTCAACGAGGTGGTCGGAGAGCTCTTGGCGGAGCGCGTCGAAGTCTATTGCGCGGACTGGGTTACCGTCTGCGTCGATGCTCTCGGTGACGACCGTGGGGAACAGCTCGGCGATGGCGTCGATGTTGCGCTGGGTGAGGTCCGGCGCGTGCATCTTGAGCTTGTCCACGGTCATTCCTTGTTGGTCGGTGCGGGGTCGGTCAACTCGGTGAGCACTTCGGCGTGTTCCTTAATCTGCTTGCGGAGTTCGAACTTGCGATTCAGTTGGGGTTCGGTGCGGAGCTTCTTCTCCAGCGCGGAGATCTCGCGGGTGAGCCCGCGGATGCGTCCCATTCTGTCGAGGGCGTCCGACAGTTCCTCGACGGGCCTGATGGGGTGGGGGAGCAGACGGCCGAGCAACTGGTCGTAGAGACCGTCCATATCAAGGGCGACGGGCAACGGGAGGCGCGGCCGATCCATGCTGATCCAGCCGGTGCGGAAGTAGTCGGTGCCCTTGGTCTTGCCGCCCGCACGCTTGTAGGCGGCGGCCATTGCCTGCTCGGCCCAGAGGCCGTCCTCGCGGTGCAGTTCGAAGATGATCGTGCTGGGGATGGTCTTGTCGATGGCGGCGAGCACCGAGTTGTCGAGGCTGGACCCTTTGAGGTCAAGCACGAAGACCTGTATCTCGGTAACGGCCTCGCCGGGAGCCAGACGGACCGACTCCTTCCCGAGCTTGTAGGCCCATCGGACACGCTGGACCTCGCCGACGAACCGCTGCTTGAGGGCAGTGCCCGCGCTGGCCTCGGCGTACAGGCGCTCCTTGGGGATGACCCGGTCGACCTTCGCGGTCTCGGGCCACTGGATCAGGTCAGCCATCTGTCGCCCCGGGCACGACGATGACGAGGAAGGCGATCAGCTCGAAGTCATCGAGCCCTTCGAAGTTCTGTTGCAGGGCGGTGGTCTTCGTGCCGGAGAAGAGACTGTCGATGTCGCGCTGCTCGGTGACGTCGATGAGGGAGCTGATGGCCTCGTTGAGCAGGTTGGAGTAGGCGCCCATCTCGGCGCCTTCGTTCGTGCGCTGGTTGAACACGTGGTAGGCGGCGGGGATCGGCTCGTGCGCGCCCTGGCAGCTCGCGCGGATCAGGTCGAGGAGCTGCTTGACCTCGGTGTGGTCGGTGACGACGGTGCCGTCGTCGCTGAGGTAGATCAGGTAGTGCGGGTGAAGGCGGTTGTGGCGGTTGATCTTCGCCTGCTCATCGACGCTGCGCAGCGCGAAGATCACGCCGGGGCGCAGCCCACGCTCGGGATCGGCAGGGACGGCCGCGTGGAGCCCTTTGGGTGAGGAAGCGAGGTCACCGTACTGCTCCATGTACTTGAGCAGGTCCATGCGGAAGTCGTTGAGCCCGAGGTCGGTGATCGAGACGCCTGTGCGGACGTCCTCGAGCTCGATCACCTCGTCTTGGAGGCGGCGGAGCTGCTCTTTGCGGAACTTGGTGTCGTTGGACTCTTGGGTGAGGAGGTTGTCATCGGCGGTGGCCGCGAGGTCGGCGATCACCATCCGGTTTTCGACTCGGTCCTTGAGGTTGATGTACTCATCAAGGCTAATGTCGGGCCAGAAGTTGACCATCTGGATCACGGAGTTCTTTGACCCGATGCGGTCGACTCGGCCGAAGCGCTGGATGATCCGGACCGGGTTCCAGTGGATGTCGTAGTTGACGACGTAGTCGCAGTCCTGAAGGTTCTGGCCCTCCGAAATGCAATCGGTGCCGATCAGCAGGTCGATCTCGCCGGGCTCGTCGGGGAAGACGACCGCCTTGTCCTTGGAGCCGGGGGAGAAGAACGTCAACAGCTTCTGGAAGTCGAAGCCGTCGCCCAGGGTCGTCTTGGGGCGAGTTGCGCCGGTGACGAGCCCGAGGTGGAGAGAGTTGTCGGCGTGGACGGTCTGCTCCAGATTGGTGTAGAGGTAGCGCGCGGTGTCG encodes the following:
- a CDS encoding type III restriction-modification system endonuclease produces the protein MKLQFKVQQYQTAAVDAVVEVFAGQPYADGVKYRIDPGGNSALTLLEGAGLRNAEVALTPPQVLTNVHRVQQGRGLEPSKDLKDPVKKTAAPLNLDIEMETGTGKTYVYIKTIMELHKRYGWSKYIVVVPSIAIREGVQKSFDITAEHFQQLYGTKPRTFIYSSSRLHEVERFSSDSGVQVMIINIQAFNATGKDARRIYEVLDDFQSRKPIDVIAANRPILIIDEPQKIEGDAKKPSKSLEALGLFNALFALRYSATHKIERTKVHRLDAVDAYNQKLVKKIAVRGITVKHLAGSTAYLYVDGLEIGKGTDFPKARVELEVQTAQGIRRQVKRLSQGMNLHDISGGIEAYKGLFIRDVDANRDIIELSNGDIMGAGEVTEDVAEEQKRRIQIREVIRAHLDKERELFAQGIKVLSLFFIDEVARYRDYDREDTLGEYARVFEEEYEAVLADYLGQLDLDEAAERYRQHVEAIPVRSTHEGYFSIDKRTGRSVDGKIAARGDFAGQSDDVDAYDLILKDKERLLSFEEPVRFIWSHSALREGWDNPNVFVMGMLKKSDNTTTRRQEIGRGLRLSVDQHGERMDNPVTVHDINELTVVTDESYTDFVTALQKEIIESLSARPRKASVDYFTGKQIKREDGSTSVLEKALAQALYNHLIRHDYIDDDGLVTQAYKDARAEGTLAAPTAEALKPIIDFVWPLVDALYLDVPKPTDGRKPKKIPFNETNFKKREFQELWGRINHKAVYQVEFDSAELIRHCIRTLDKSLNVTVMQYLVEAGKQVVGLEVEQLEAGTGFKVSETKVEHSAVSAGSTVKYDLLGEIAEKTQLTRRTCAAIFTGINPGTFAKFKQNPEQFITEAARLINEQKATVIVEHLTYDPLDNRYDSSIFTENQTAQDLSKAGDKLKKSVYEYVVTDSKVERSFVEKLDVSDEVVVYTKLPRGFFIPTPVGDYNPDWAIAFRDDTTKIKHVYFVAETKGSMSTLQLKGVENAKIECARKFFASLNEKAEHEGVKYDVVKDYDTLLQLVAG
- a CDS encoding site-specific DNA-methyltransferase; the protein is MDKLKMHAPDLTQRNIDAIAELFPTVVTESIDADGNPVRAIDFDALRQELSDHLVEGQQERYQLDWPGKRAAAFAANAPIAKTLRPVREESVDFNSTKNLFIEGDNLEALKLLQESYLGKVRLIYIDPPYNTGNDFVYEDDFAESRADYLARSGQKSEMGDRLVANTEANGRFHSDWLSMIYPRIRLAKALLRPDGFMFISIDDHEYANLKRVCDEVLGSSNYVATFAWQKTLTRRNDATLVSTAHEYVLCYARDFTVGRFNRVGTDAKQRATYTNRDGDPRGDWLAVPFHAPNLRPNLTYPITTPSGRVLMPPSGRHWSTTKEKFEELLADGRIYFGKDGDGMAQRKKFWSEREEGMIPWTWWPHEEAGENRGATKEIKDLFGGEVVFSAPKPTKLIAKILELIPAGEDDILLDFFAGSGTSADAVLRWNATHPTKWRFIAVQLAEPLEPGSAAASLGLSSIAALCAERVRRAAAALHNGTIDLEENQDRGFRYLRADSESALSVLRSPDDLAQASLDELTDSVKPDRTDEDLLFQVLLDWGLDLAEPIVVEDIAARRVLSVADGALIACFADEVTEAVVREIANRRPLRAVFLDAGFATDAARINAEQIFREVSPETEVRAI
- a CDS encoding DUF4391 domain-containing protein, whose product is MADLIQWPETAKVDRVIPKERLYAEASAGTALKQRFVGEVQRVRWAYKLGKESVRLAPGEAVTEIQVFVLDLKGSSLDNSVLAAIDKTIPSTIIFELHREDGLWAEQAMAAAYKRAGGKTKGTDYFRTGWISMDRPRLPLPVALDMDGLYDQLLGRLLPHPIRPVEELSDALDRMGRIRGLTREISALEKKLRTEPQLNRKFELRKQIKEHAEVLTELTDPAPTNKE